A stretch of Ascochyta rabiei chromosome 6, complete sequence DNA encodes these proteins:
- a CDS encoding peroxiredoxin 1 → MSNETLRLGSTAPNFKAETTQGPIDFHEFIGDNWVILFSHPEDYTPVCTTELGAFAKLEPEFTKRGAKLIGLSANTIDSHEGWIKDIDEISGSQLKFPIIGDKERKVALAYDMIDHQDATNVDSKGVAFTIRSVFIIDPKKTIRLILSYPASTGRNTAEVLRVLDSLQTGDKHRITTPINWVPGDDVIVHPGVKNEEAKTLFPDFRIVKPYLRFTPLPKEKTTAA, encoded by the exons ATGTCTAACGAGACCCTCCGTCTGGGCAGCACTGCCCCCAACTTCAAGGCTGAGACCACCCAGGGTCCTATCGACTTCCACGAGTTCATCGGTGACAACTGGGTCATCCTCTTCTCCCACCCTGAGGACTACACACCCGTCTGCACCACCGAGCTCGGTGCTTTCGCCAAGCTCGAGCCTGAGTTCACCAAGCGCGGCGCAAAGCTCATTGGTCTCTCCGCAAACACCATCGACAGCCATGAGGGTTGGATCAAGGACATTGATGAGATCTCCGGCTCCCAGCTGAAGTTCCCCATCATTGGCGACAAGGAGCGCAAAGTCGCTCTTGCATACGACATGATCGACCACCAGGATGCTACCAACGTTGACTCCAAGGGTGTCGCGTTCACTATCCGCTCCGTCTTCATCATCGACCCCAAGAAGACGATCCGTTTGATCCTCTCTTACCCCGCCTCCACTGGCCGCAACACCGCTGAGGTTCTCCGTGTCCTCGACTCCCTGCAGACCGGCGACAAGCA CCGCATCACCACTCCCATTAACTGGGTACCTGGTGACGACGTCATTGTTCACCCTGGTGTCAAGAACGAGGAGGCCAAGACGCTCTTCCCTGATTTCCGAATTGTCAAGCCCTACCTGCGATTCACTCCTCTCCCCAAGGAGAAGACCACTGCCGCATAA